AGTTAACTGACGTCTCCAACATCATCTTCACCACTCTAAGTGCGGCCAACAGCCCCCACCCATCACCTCTTCCCTGGCCATTTCTGGTAAACAATGGAACCAATGATCTAGATAGTCTGGGTTTTTATAGATGTATGCCATTTATACAATGGATGCAGATATAGAATAGTCTTgtcattcatcatttgttgtgaatgtttaaggtgtgcagaacatgtgtttgatgaaatgtctctgttTTAACAATTTTCAATTTTGTATTTTCACATTAGTGGGCTCACTTATTGAATGGTGCATTCAGTAAATGACAAACAAATGATAGACCATTAATATCCCTTAATGAATGTACCTACATGATTAAAAGACTCGAAGATTTGGATTGACTCATTCAGCCCTGAGTCGATTTGAGACTCACCTGAATTGGGCCTGAATCGGCCAGACTTGCCCAAGTCAGGGGTGACTTGGGGTGGATGACTTGTGGTGTCGAACCGAATCGGGTTCCAACGAGTCTGGGCTGACTCGTTGAAGTCCCACCAGACTTggacgagtcttaaaaccatgcacgCCTACTAATTGAGTGATCCAAAACATGAAATTGGTGGGCCATCTCTTGGTTTTGCCATAATAGCCTAATTGCATTATggacagaattttctaaattgtgGGAGATTGACAGATTAATTTTGAATTATCAGTGTGGGCAATGATGGGCTCTTCAAGATATTGATATCAAAGGAGGAATGGTTTGGGATCTATGAAAGTATGTCTGATTGGATGTTGAAGATAGTTCACACCAAATCTGGATGTAATTCTCTCAGTCTCATGATCTGAGTCTATCCTACCGAgtgaatgatctagtgtgtaaGCTATTATCCAATCAGCCTGCAGGCCAGTTGATCTAAACCGTGCTATTGATGGGCCAACTTATGGATTTGCCATCAAGTAACTATGGGGTTGATAGCTTGCTTTTGGACTTTACAATGGtgaattcctaattagggatttacattgttgaaaccctaattagggatttatatgtatgatttcctattcTGTCAGTGAATGATGATGCTTAATGATTTTCATTGCAACCGTCCAATAACTGTTCACCAATCTGAAAgtcataaaatcaaataaaaagtatctttttttctttattatgtaTCAACTGGGACCCATACCATATTTTGTCCagttcatccatcacactttgccagagtatcaaaagttCTCCTGATGTCATAATTTTATCCTTATCAGAGGCATGATATCTGAGAAGGTTGTTCCAAGTTCATTTAACAGccatcttcttcttatttatttatttatttatttagtaatATAAATTCTGCTTTATATTGTGTTTAAAGAAGGAGAATTTCTGCAATTACTTCATATTTCTTATTTGTCAACTCCTACACTTCTCCCACTATCTTGTATTAAAAAATTTCAGTCTCATACTACATTATTTTGATAGCAGAGAAAGTTCTAATATCTcaggtgtttattttccatttattcTTAATCTACTCCTGCATCGTTGGGTGAAGTTagtcattgtttttatttttctactctcttagtTCACTATGTGCATCCAATCAGGTAAGTTTTGGTCTATCATTTGTCTATAATTTACTGAATGCACCATTCATGGACAAATCATTTTATCCCCAAAAGCATCTGTTGCAATATgttttgggttgatttttgtttCCACCACTATTTTAAATCTGTCATTTATAGCAATTGCTTGAAGGCTTTTCTTTTTTGGCTACAAATAGAATCAATCAGATACTTTTATGGGTTATATGCTGCGGAATTCATGAATTAAGCTAAATTAAGTAGTTTGATTTGGTATTCTGCTACAATTTTAACCTCAGGAACATAAATGGGCTAATCTAAATTCTATTTATTTTCAGTCAAAACTATTCCTTGCTTCAAGCATTATGTTTGTACAAGTTCCTAGTTATgcaccaagggcctgtttggatgacattcatttttcattttaaagtaaaaataaaattctccCATTTGGTCTTTTGGTTTGGATAATATCCAAGAAAACAGTTCAATCATTATTCTCCTTGACAATCAGTTTGGGGTCCTTGGAAATACAGCAGGAGCCCTTGCACATGCCAATACATGGTCCATGTGTAATAAGTCCATTATGAGGATCTTGGTGGGACAATACTATAcactttttttttattgatttttctgAAATGCAAGTATATGATGTGCAGAGATACAGAGAGTGCAAATGTAATAGTGACTATTGTACATGACGGACTAAGATTTTGGGACATACGGTATGGATGAATGCTTGGTTCACTAGTCTTTTCAAATGAAAGATCACTTTGCTCTGTTTTTATTTTGATATATTTTCATGCTTATTGATCAGCAAGATGTGACTTGGGGACCAAGTTTTGTGAAATTTGTGAAACTACGTGCCATGTTTGGCTTTTCAGGTTTCTGTTGGCGATGGCAATGGATTATCAACAACTGTAAGATGGCAACTGTAAGTTGTGAACTTCCAACAACATAAGCAATGGTCAATATGCTTGTCAACTTTTTCCTTAGTGGCTTCAGTGAAATGGATGGTCCagttcatccatcacactttgccagTGTATCAAAAGTTCTCCTGATGTCATAATTTTATCCTTATCAGAGGCATGATATCTGAGAAGGTTGTTCCAAGTTCATTTAACAGccatcttcttcttatttatttatttagtaatATAAATTCTGCTTTATATTGTGTTTAAAGAAGGAGAATTTCTACAATTACTTCATATTTCTTATTTGTCAACTCCTACACTTCTCCCACTATCTTGTATTAAAAAATTTCAGTCTCATACTACATTATTTTGATAGCAGAGAAAGTTCTAATATCTcaggtgtttattttccatttattcTTAATCTACTCCTGCATCGTTGGGTGAAGTTagtcattgtttttatttttctactctcttagtTCACTACGTGCATCCAATCAGGTAAGTTTTGGTCTATCATTTATTCGATTCACCGCACCGATTTTTAGCTGCAAATGATCTTAATTACTGTCCTTTGAAACCGAATCCAAGAGAATCAGTTGACAGAAGCATTTCAAAGCATCTGAGTTTTCTTGATTTCCATTCTTGTAAACAGAATTTCGAAAACCATTTGCCGGCAATTAGTGGCTTCTTTGTTAATAGTTTGATTTTAGCTATAACGAATTTCTATTCTGGACAGTACTGTTTTCTGAAACATCTGCAATCACTGATCCTTTGCATGGtaatttgaatatttttattgcttctccttttattgtttgtattttatttttgggtgaaagttttgatagatcatttgggAGGATATACTGACTTGGAAGGGTTAAAGACTTTAACACCCTCACTCAGATGAATATGCGGGCTGTTTTCGTATTTGTCCTTGACAGCCTATTTTCAGGCCATAGAATGAAGGTCTGGAACTTAGGATTTGGCAACTGTGTTCCTGATCTTGAACCAGCAGGAATTGATCTTCTTTCTAAAATGCTCTGCTTGGAACCGAGTTGCATGAAAAGCTATTGTCTATGCTCCAAAACTCATGGGAAATGAGAGCTATTGTCTTTGCTCCAAAACTCATGGGAAATGAGAGCTTTGGTGTGGAGTAGAAATGAGAAGATAGTGATGCCAACAAAATGTGGGTCCAATGCTGCAAAAATGTGGGAAATGCTTTTATCATATTTGTTGTTTATGTTCATAGGTTATGGTTCACCCAGTGAATAAATTCTAACCTGCTAAGTGCATGGGTTATGGTCTACATGCAATCTGTGAGTTATTTACTACATTTAAAAAAGTAGGTGTTTTGGGCAGAGGTTTGTGGGGTATGTCCTAAATCTGGGTTTCTTAAGGGCTTTTTGGGGCAGAAATCTGTGGAGAGCTCCACCTCAAGATTTGCTTGAAGGACTTGCAGGAAGATTTCATGGGCGGGGCTGAGATTCTTGTTTCGGATCCTGTTGTCTTTTTCCGTGAGACGGTGCTTGAGAAGTCAATCAGGACTGTAATGAGCAAGTCCCTTAACAAGCACAATCGTCTCTACATGGAGGCCCGTCCCTTGGAAGATGGGTGTATCGGCCCTAGGGATGACCCAAAAGCCCGCTCAAAGATCCTATCTGAAGAGTTCAGGTGGGACAAGGATCTTGCCAAGAAGATCTGGTGTTTTGGACCCAAAACTACTGGCCCAAATATGGTTGTTGACATGTGCAAGGGAGTTCAGTACCTGAATGAAATCAAGGATTCTGTTGTGGCTGGGTTCCAATGGGCATCAAAGGAAGGAGCATTGGCTGAAGAAAACATGCGGGGTACATGCTTTGAGGTCTGTGACATTGTTCTTTATGCTGATGCAATCCACAGGGGCAGTGGACAGATCATCCTGACAGCAAGAAGGGTCATATATGCCTCCCAACTAACTACAAAACCCAGGCTTTTGGAGCCTGTCGATTTGGTGGAGATACAGGCACCTGAACAAGCGCTCGGTGGCATCTATGGTGTCCTGAACCAAAAGCGTGGTCATGTCTTTGAGGAAATGCAGAGGCCTGGCACGCCGCTCTACAACATCAAGGCATACCTACCTGTCATTGAGTCATTTGGGTTCTGGGGGACTTTGAGGGCAACAAAATCTAGACAGGCCTTCCCACAGTGCGTGTTTGATCACTGGGACATGATGTCGTCTGATCCAATGGAGGCGGGATCGCAGGCAGGGCAGTTGGTGGCTGATATCCGAAAGAGGAAGGGTCTGAAGGAGCAGATGA
This region of Magnolia sinica isolate HGM2019 chromosome 1, MsV1, whole genome shotgun sequence genomic DNA includes:
- the LOC131249726 gene encoding elongation factor 2-like; amino-acid sequence: MGYGLHAIWLFGAEICGELHLKICLKDLQEDFMGGAEILVSDPVVFFRETVLEKSIRTVMSKSLNKHNRLYMEARPLEDGCIGPRDDPKARSKILSEEFRWDKDLAKKIWCFGPKTTGPNMVVDMCKGVQYLNEIKDSVVAGFQWASKEGALAEENMRGTCFEVCDIVLYADAIHRGSGQIILTARRVIYASQLTTKPRLLEPVDLVEIQAPEQALGGIYGVLNQKRGHVFEEMQRPGTPLYNIKAYLPVIESFGFWGTLRATKSRQAFPQCVFDHWDMMSSDPMEAGSQAGQLVADIRKRKGLKEQMTPFSEFEDKL